A stretch of the Macaca mulatta isolate MMU2019108-1 chromosome 16, T2T-MMU8v2.0, whole genome shotgun sequence genome encodes the following:
- the SLFN5 gene encoding schlafen family member 5, giving the protein MSLRIDSNTNFPECVVDAGKVILGTRWRQEMDPRLREKQNEIILQAVCALLNSGGGIIKAEIENKGYNYESHGVGLDVPPIFRSHLDEMQQENHFLIFVKSWNTEAGVPLATLCSNLYHRQRTSTDVMDSQEALAFLKRRTQTLTNINVSNSLSPQAAQSSVQYEGNTKALAAALFDRKRLQYLEKLNFPESKHVEFVMFSTDVSHRVKDRLPKCVSALANTEGGYVFFGVHDGTCQVIGCEKEKIDLTSLRASIDGCIKKLPVHHFCTQRPEIQYVLNFLEVHDKGALRGYVCAIKVEQFCCAVFAKAPSSWQVKDNRVRQLPTREWTAWMMEADPDLSRCPEMVLALSLSSATPRSKTVCIHKNLERLKEQQKRYFPVFSDRVVYTPESLYKELFSQHKGLRDLINTEMRPFSQGILIFSQSWAVDLGLQEKQGVICDALLISQNNTPILYTIFSKWDAGCKGYSMVVAYSLKQKLVNKGGYTGRLCITPLVCVLNSDRKAQSVCGSYLQIYPESYNFMTPQHMEALLQSLVIVLLGFKSFLSEELGSEVLNLLTNKQYELLSKNLRKTKELFVHGLPGSGKTILALKIMEKIKNVFHCEPTDILYICENYPLKKLVSKKNICQPVTRKNFMKNNFERVQHIVIDDAQNFRTEDGDWYGKAKFITQTARDGPGVLWIFLDYFQTNHLSCSGLPPLSDQYPREEITRVVRSADPIANYLQQIMQEARQNLPPNLPPGSLVMLYEPKWAQGVPGNLEIIEDLNLEEILVYVADKCRFLLQNGYSPRDIAVLFTKASEVEKYKDRLLTAMRKRKMSQLDEECDLLLQVGDALDVLTNHIVLDSVCRFSGLERNIVFGINAGVTQQAGVYNLLLCLASRAKRHLYILKASV; this is encoded by the exons ATGAGTCTTAGGATTGATTCGAATACAAACTTTCCGGAGTGTGTTGTAGATGCAGGAAAAGTCATCCTTGGGACTCGGTGGAGGCAGGAGATGGACCCTCGCCTGCGGgagaaacagaatgaaatcaTCCTGCAAGCAGTATGTGCTCTGCTGAATTCTGGTGGGGGCATAATCAAGGCTGAGATTGAGAACAAAGGCTACAATTATGAAAGTCATGGAGTAGGATTGGATGTGCCTCCAATTTTCAGAAGCCATTTAGATGAGATGCAGCAGGAAAaccactttttgatttttgtgaAATCATGGAACACAGAGGCTGGTGTGCCACTTGCTACCTTATGCTCCAATTTGTACCACAGACAGAGAACATCCACTGATGTCATGGATTCTCAGGAAGCTCTGGCATTCCTCAAACGGAGGACTCAGACTCTTACGAATATTAATGTTTCCAATTCATTAAGTCCACAGGCAGCTCAGAGTAGTGTACAATATGAAGGTAACACAAAGGCCTTAGCTGCTGCTTTATTTGATAGAAAGCGGCTTCAGTATCTGGAAAAACTCAACTTTCCTGAGTCCAAACATGTTGAATTTGTAATGTTCTCAACAGACGTGTCACACCGTGTTAAAGACAGGCTTCCGAAGTGTGTTTCTGCGTTAGCAAATACTGAAGGAGGATATGTATTTTTTGGTGTGCACGATGGGACTTGTCAAGTGATCGgatgtgaaaaagagaaaatagaccTTACGAGCTTGAGGGCTTCTATTGATGGCTGTATTAAGAAGCTACCTGTCCATCATTTCTGCACACAAAGGCCTGAGATACAGTATGTCCTTAACTTCCTTGAAGTGCATGATAAGGGGGCCCTTCGTGGATATGTCTGTGCAATCAAGGTGGAGCAATTCTGCTGTGCGGTGTTTGCCAAAGCGCCTAGTTCCTGGCAGGTGAAGGACAACCGTGTGAGACAATTGCCCACAAGAGAATGGACTGCTTGGATGATGGAAGCCGACCCAG ATCTTTCCAGGTGTCCTGAGATGGTCCTTGCGTTGAGTTTGTCATCTGCCACACCCCGCAGCAAGACCGTGTGCATTCACAAGAATTTGGAACGTCTGAAAGAGCAGCAGAAACGCTACTTTCCAG TATTTTCAGACAGAGTGGTGTATACTCCAGAAAGCCTCTACAAGGAACTCTTCTCACAACATAAAGGACTCAGAGActtaataaatacagaaatgcGCCCTTTCTCTCAAGGAATATTGATTTTTTCTCAAAGCTGGGCTGTGGACTTAGGTCTGCAAGAGAAGCAGGGAGTCATCTGTGATGCTCTTCTAATTTCCCAGAACAACACCCCTATTCTCTACACCATCTTCAGCAAGTGGGATGCAGGGTGCAAGGGCTATTCTATGGTAGTTGCTTATTCTTTGAAGCAGAAGCTGGTAAACAAAGGTGGCTACACTGGGAGGTTATGCATTACCCCCTTGGTCTGTGTGCTGAATTCTGATAGAAAAGCACAGAGCGTTTGCGGTTCATATTTACAAATTTACCCTGAATCCTATAACTTCATGACCCCCCAGCACATGGAAGCCCTGTTACAGTCCCTCGTGATAGTcttgcttgggttcaaatccttcTTAAGTGAAGAGCTGGGCTCTGAGGTTTTGAACCTACTGACAAATAAACAGTATGAGTTGCTTTCAAAGAACCTTCGCAAGACCAAAGAGTTGTTTGTTCATGGCTTACCTGGATCAGGGAAGACCATCTTGGCTCTTAAGATCATGGAGAAGATCAAGAATGTGTTTCACTGTGAACCGACTGACATTCTCTACATCTGTGAAAATTACCCCCTGAAGAAGTTGGTGAG CAAAAAAAACATCTGCCAGCCAGTGACCCGGAAAAACTTCATGAAAAACAACTTTGAACGTGTCCAGCACATTGTCATTGATGACGCTCAGAATTTCCGCACTGAAGATGGGGACTGGTATGGGAAAGCAAAGTTCATCACTCAGACAGCAAGGGATGGCCCAGGAGTTCTCTGGATCTTTCTGGACTACTTTCAGACCAATCACTTGAGTTGCAGTGGCCTCCCACCTCTCTCAGACCAGTATCCAAGAGAAGAGATCACCAGAGTGGTCCGCAGTGCAGATCCAATAGCCAATTACCTACAACAAATAATGCAGGAAGCCAGACAAAATCTTCCACCTAACCTCCCCCCTGGGTCCCTGGTGATGCTCTATGAACCTAAATGGGCTCAAGGTGTCCCAGGCAACTTAGAGATTATTGAAGACTTGAACTTGGAGGAGATACTGGTCTATGTAGCGGATAAATGCCGTTTCCTCTTGCAGAATGGTTATTCTCCGAGGGATATTGCTGTGCTTTTCACCAAAGCAAGTGAAGTGGAAAAATATAAAGACAGGCTTCTAACAgcaatgaggaagagaaaaatgtctCAGCTCGATGAGGAATGTGATTTGTTACTACAGGTCGGTGACGCATTGGATGTTCTGACCAATCACATTGTGTTGGACAGTGTCTGTCGATTTTCTGGCCTGGAAAGAAATATCGTATTTGGAATCAATGCAGGAGTAACCCAACAAGCTGGGGTCTACAATCTTCTGCTCTGTTTGGCTTCTAGGGCAAAAAGACATCTGTATATTCTGAAGGCTTCTGTGTGA